A DNA window from Eptesicus fuscus isolate TK198812 chromosome 8, DD_ASM_mEF_20220401, whole genome shotgun sequence contains the following coding sequences:
- the SLITRK6 gene encoding SLIT and NTRK-like protein 6, with product MKLWIHLLYSSLLASISSQSQSTGSSARGSCDSLCNCEEKDGTILINCEEKGIKTLSQISVPPSRPFHLSLLNNGLTMLHTNGFSGLRNAISIHLGFNNIADIETGAFNGLDLLKQLHINHNSLEILKEDTFHGLENLEFLQADNNFITVIEPSAFSKLNRLKVLILNDNAIESLPANIFRFVPLTHLDLRGNQLQTLPYVGFLEHIGRILDLQLEDNKWACNCDLLQLKIWLENMPPQSIIGDVVCNSPPVFKGSILSRLKKESICPTPPVYEEHEDPSGSLHLAVTSSISDGRMLIKTTSPLKPPTKAPGLIPYITKPSTQLPGPYCPIPCNCKVLSPSGLLIHCQERNIESISDLKPPPQDPRKLILAGNIIHTLMKSDLVEYGTLEMLHLGNNHIEVLEEGSFMNLTRLQKLYLNGNHLTKLSRAMFLGLHNLEYLYLEYNAIKEILPETFNLMPKLRVLYLNNNLLQVLPPRIFSGVPLTRINLKTNHFTHLPVSNLLDDLDLLTQIDLEDNPWDCSCDLVGLQQWIQKLSKNTVTDDILCTSPEHLAKKELKALNSELLCPGLVNNPSLPTQTSYVIVSTPTADTILRSLTDAVPLSVLILGLLIVFITIVFCAAGIVVLVLHRRRRYKKKQADEQIRDSSPVHLQYSMYGHKTTHHTTERPTASLYEQHMVSPMVHVYRSPSFGPKHLEAEEEKNEKEGSDAKHLQRSLLERENHSPLTGSNMKYKTTDQSTEFLSFQDASSLYRNILEKERELQQLGITEYLKKNIAQLKPDMEVHYPGAHEELKLMETLMYSRPRKVLVEQTKNEYFELKANLHAEPDYLEVLEQQT from the coding sequence ATGAAGCTGTGGATTCATCTCTTATATTCATCTCTCCTTGCCTCTATATCTTCACAGTCCCAGTCTACAGGGTCCTCAGCCAGAGGTTCCTGTGATTCTCTTTGCAACTGCGAGGAAAAAGATGGCACAATTCTAATAAATTGTGAAGAAAAAGGTATCAAGACACTATCTCAAATAAGTGTGCCACCATCGCGACCTTTCCACTTAAGTTTATTAAATAATGGCTTGACAATGCTTCACACAAATGGCTTTTCTGGGCTTAGGAATGCTATCTCAATACATCTTGGATTTAACAACATTGCAGATATTGAGACTGGTGCATTTAATGGCCTTGACCTTCTAAAGCAACTTCATATCAACCACAATTCTTTAGAAATTCTTAAAGAGGATACCTTCCATGGACTGGAAAATCTGGAGTTCCTGCAAGCAGATAACAACTTTATTACAGTGATCGAACCAAGTGCCTTTAGCAAGCTCAACAGACTTAAAGTGTTAATTTTAAATGACAATGCTATTGAGAGTCTTCCTGCAAACATATTCCGATTTGTTCCTTTAACCCATCTAGATCTTCGTGGAAATCAGTTGCAAACATTGCCTTATGTTGGTTTTTTAGAACACATTGGCAGAATATTAGATCTCCAGTTGGAGGACAATAAATGGGCCTGCAATTGTGACTTACTGCAGCTGAAAATTTGGTTGGAAAACATGCCTCCACAGTCTATAATTGGTGATGTTGTGTGCAATAGCCCTCCGGTTTTCAAAGGAAGCATACTAAGCCGGCTGAAAAAGGAATCGATTTGCCCCACTCCACCAGTGTATGAAGAACATGAGGACCCTTCAGGATCATTACATCTGGCAGTAACATCTTCAATAAGTGATGGTCGAATGTTAATCAAGACCACATCCCCTTTAAAACCACCCACCAAAGCACCGGGTTTGATACCGTATATTACAAAACCATCCACTCAACTTCCAGGACCCTACTGTCCTATTCCTTGTAACTGCAAAGTACTATCCCCATCAGGACTTCTAATACACTGTCAAGAACGCAATATTGAGAGTATATCAGATCTAAAACCTCCTCCACAAGATCCTAGAAAGCTTATTTTAGCAGGAAATATTATTCATACATTAATGAAGTCTGATCTAGTGGAATATGGCACTCTGGAAATGCTTCATTTGGGAAACAATCACATTGAAGTTCTTGAAGAAGGATCATTTATGAATTTAACAAGATTACAGAAGCTCTATTTAAATGGTAACCATCTGACCAAATTAAGTAGAGCCATGTTCCTTGGTCTTCACAATCTTGAGTACTTATATCTTGAATATAATGCAATTAAAGAAATATTACCAGAAACCTTTAACCTAATGCCTAAACTTAGAGTCCTGTATTTAAATAACAATCTGTTACAAGTTTTACCACCACGCATATTTTCAGGTGTTCCTCTAACAAGGATAAATCTTAAAACGAACCACTTTACTCATCTACCTGTAAGTAATCTCTTGGATGACCTTGATTTACTGACGCAGATTGACCTTGAAGACAACCCCTGGGATTGCTCCTGTGACCTTGTTGGATTGCAGCAATGGATACAAAAGTTAAGTAAGAACACAGTGACGGATGATATCCTTTGCACTTCTCCAGAGCACCTAGCCAAGAAGGAATTAAAAGCATTAAATAGTGAACTTCTTTGCCCAGGTTTGGTCAATAACCCATCCCTGCCAACTCAGACTAGTTATGTAATTGTCAGTACTCCTACAGCTGACACTATTTTAAGATCGCTTACCGATGCTGTACCACTATCTGTTTTAATATTAGGACTGCTGATTGTGTTCATAACTATTGTGTTCTGTGCTGCAGGGATAGTGGTTCTTGTTCTCCACCGCAGGAGAAGATACAAAAAGAAACAAGCAGATGAGCAGATCAGAGACAGCAGTCCCGTACATCTTCAATATAGTATGTATGGCCATAAAACCACTCACCACACCACTGAAAGACCCACTGCATCGCTCTATGAACAGCACATGGTGAGCCCCATGGTTCATGTCTACAGAAGTCCATCCTTTGGTCCAAAGCATTTGGAAGcggaagaagaaaagaatgagaaggaGGGAAGTGATGCAAAACATCTCCAAAGAAGTCTTCTAGAACGGGAAAATCATTCACCACTCACAGGGTCAAATATGAAGTACAAAACCACAGACCAATCGACTGAATTTTTATCCTTCCAAGATGCCAGTTCATTATATAGGAACATattagagaaggaaagagaacttCAGCAACTGGGAATCACGGAATACCTAAAGAAAAACATTGCTCAACTCAAGCCCGACATGGAGGTACATTATCCGGGAGCCCATGAAGAGTTAAAATTAATGGAGACATTAATGTACTCAAGGCCAAGGAAGGTATTAGTGGAGCAgactaaaaatgaatattttgagCTCAAAGCTAACTTACATGCTGAACCTGACTACTTAGAAGTCCTGGAGCAGCAAACATAG